One genomic segment of Acanthochromis polyacanthus isolate Apoly-LR-REF ecotype Palm Island chromosome 9, KAUST_Apoly_ChrSc, whole genome shotgun sequence includes these proteins:
- the lrrc8da gene encoding volume-regulated anion channel subunit LRRC8D — protein MMFTLTEVASLNDIQPTYRILKPWWDVFMDYLGLVMLMLAIFAMTMQITKDQVACLPCLEDPEEASGVKPHSFPPQNAQEAASSAATGVPMVATVPLVTKDLPDDVVREIHVTHQHTAVASEKYANQPQPTGVRTNLDYQQYIFINQICYHVALPWYSKYFPYLTLIHTLILMVSSNFWFKYPKTSSKIEHFVSILGRCFESPWTTKALSETACEDSEENKQRLTGTSSAPKQVSLEGKEDGANASPSAPMLGVKFSADKPIAEVPSSMTILDKKDGEQAKALFEKVRKFRAHVEDSDFIYKLYVAQTVVKTVKFILILCYTSTFLAKINFKHDCEPEIKQLTGYKKFFCTHNMAFMLNKLLISYMALILIYGMTCLYSLFWVFRRPLKEYSFEKVREESSFSDIPDVKNDFAFLLHMVDQYDQLYSKRFGVFLSEVSENKLREISLNHEWTFEKLRQLVTRNAQDQQELHLFMLSGLPNAVFDLTDLEVLKLELIPEVRFSAKVSQMTSLQELHLCHCPAKVEQTGFAFLRDHLRCLHVKFTDVAEIPAWVYLLRSLRELNLIGNLSSENNKMICLESMRDLRHLKTLCLKSNLTKMPTNITELSPHLIRLVVHNDGTKLLVLNSLKKMANLIELELHTCELERIPHAIFSLTNLQELDLKSNNIRTIEEIISFQHLKRLTCLKLWHNKIITIPSSIGQVKSLEALHLSHNKLESLPPALFTLPKLRHLDVGHNSITVLPPDVGLLHNLQHLAINSNKLEVLPKPLFRCNKLKGLCLGHNALTTLPESVGQLVQLTQLELRGNCLDRLPAQLGNCRLLRKSGLIVEDHLFDTLPGEVKESISRDTTFTNGL, from the exons A TGATGTTCACACTTACTGAAGTTGCTTCCTTGAACGACATCCAGCCGACGTACCGCATCCTAAAGCCATGGTGGGACGTCTTCATGGACTACCTGGGCCTGGTCATGCTCATGCTGGCCATATTTGCAATGACCATGCAGATCACCAAGGACCAGGTGGCCTGTCTGCCATGTCTGGAGGATCCAGAGGAGGCCTCAGGAGTGAAGCCTCACTCGTTCCCCCCGCAGAACGCACAGGAAGCAGCCTCGTCCGCCGCCACTGGAGTCCCTATGGTCGCCACTGTGCCGCTGGTCACTAAAGATCTACCAGATGACGTCGTCCGTGAGATCCACGTAACGCACCAACACACTGCAGTGGCATCCGAGAAATATGCCAACCAGCCTCAACCGACAGGAGTCAGAACCAACCTGGACTATCAGCAGTATATCTTTATTAACCAAATATGTTACCATGTTGCCTTGCCCTGGTATTCCAAGTACTTTCCATACCTCACCCTCATCCACACACTTATTCTCATGGTCAGTAGCAATTTCTGGTTCAAATACCCCAAAACCAGCTCAAAGATCGAGCACTTTGTTTCCATCCTGGGGAGGTGTTTTGAGTCTCCGTGGACTACGAAGGCTCTGTCTGAAACAGCTTGCGAGGACTCTGAGGAGAACAAACAGAGGCTAACCGGCACCTCCTCGGCACCGAAGCAGGTGTCTTTAGAGGGGAAGGAGGACGGCGCTAACGCCAGCCCATCCGCACCGATGCTCGGGGTGAAATTTTCTGCAGATAAGCCCATTGCAGAAGTACCAAGTAGTATGACAATCCTGGATAAAAAAGATGGGGAGCAGGCCAAAGCTCTGTTTGAGAAAGTGAGGAAATTCCGAGCTCATGTGGAGGACAGTGATTTTATCTACAAGCTTTATGTAGCGCAGACTGTTGTCAAAACAGTCAAGttcattttgattttgtgtTACACTTCCACCTTTTTGGCCAAGATAAATTTTAAGCATGATTGTGAACCTGAAATAAAACAGCTAACGGGATACAAAAAGTTTTTCTGTACGCACAACATGGCTTTCATGCTAAACAAGCTGCTCATCAGCTACATGGCTTTGATTCTGATCTACGGGATGACGTGCCTGTACTCTCTGTTCTGGGTGTTCAGACGACCCCTGAAAGAGTATTCGTTCGAGAAGGTCAGGGAAGAGAGCAGCTTCAGTGACATTCCtgatgtcaaaaatgactttgcATTCCTTTTACACATGGTTGACCAGTATGACCAACTCTACTCCAAGCGCTTTGGTGTTTTCCTGTCCGAGGTCAGTGAAAACAAGCTGAGGGAGATCAGCCTCAATCACGAGTGGACCTTTGAGAAACTGAGGCAGCTTGTGACCCGTAATGCACAGGACCAGCAGGAGCTGCACCTCTTCATGCTCTCTGGTCTCCCGAACGCAGTGTTTGACCTCACAGATTTGGAAGTGCTGAAGCTGGAGCTGATTCCTGAGGTGAGGTTCTCGGCAAAGGTCTCTCAGATGACCAGCCTTCAGGAGCTTCATCTCTGCCACTGTCCGGCCAAAGTGGAGCAGACGGGTTTTGCTTTCCTGCGGGACCATCTCCGCTGCCTGCATGTAAAGTTCACCGACGTCGCCGAGATCCCGGCTTGGGTGTATTTGCTGAGGAGTCTGAGGGAGCTCAACCTAATCGGCAACTTGAgctcagaaaacaacaaaatgatctGTCTGGAGTCCATGCGAGATTTGaggcatttaaaaacattatgcTTAAAGAGCAACCTCACTAAAATGCCAACGAACATTACAGAGCTTTCGCCGCATCTGATTCGGTTAGTGGTGCACAATGACGGTACGAAACTGTTGGTACTGAACAGtctgaaaaaaatggcaaaccTGATTGAACTGGAGCTGCACACGTGTGAGCTGGAGAGAATTCCCCACGCTATTTTCAGCTTGACCAACTTACAGGAACTTGACCTGAAATCCAACAACATCCGAACCATCGAGGAGATCATCAGTTTCCAGCACCTCAAGAGGCTGACGTGCCTCAAACTGTGGCACAACAAAATCATCACCATCCCCTCCTCCATCGGCCAGGTCAAGTCTCTGGAGGCTCTCCACCTCTCTCACAACAAACTGGAGTCTCTGCCTCCGGCCTTGTTCACTCTCCCTAAACTGCGACACTTGGATGTGGGCCATAACTCCATCACGGTGCTTCCTCCAGATGTAGGCCTCCTCCACAACCTGCAGCACTTAGCCATCAACTCCAACAAGCTGGAGGTGCTGCCCAAGCCTCTGTTCAGATGCAACAAGCTGAAGGGGCTGTGTCTGGGCCACAACGCGCTCACCACGCTGCCAGAGTCCGTGGGTCAACTGGTACAGCTCACTCAGCTGGAGCTGAGGGGAAACTGTCTGGACAGACTGCCCGCCCAGCTGGGAAACTGCCGTCTGCTGCGCAAAAGCGGCCTCATAGTGGAGGACCACCTTTTCGACACGCTGCCCGGGGAAGTTAAAGAGAGCATCAGCCGAGACACCACCTTTACGAACGGCTTATAG